The Streptomyces sp. NBC_00306 sequence AGCGCTCACCCTCGTCGCCAAGCACCAGCCGTCGCTCCAGTGGGACCTCGGGGACACCCGTGGCACCGTCGCGATCCGGATGCCGCTGCACCCCGTCGCGATCGAACTGCTCACCGAGACCGGCCCGATGGCCGTGTCGTCCGCCAACCTCACCGGTCACCCGGCGCCCGAGGACTGCGACGCGGCGCAGGACATGCTCGGCGACTCCGTCTCCGTCTACCTCGACGGCGGTCCGACGCCGGGCATCGTGCCGTCCTCGATCGTCGACGTCACGGGCAAGGTGCCGGTTCTGCTGCGGGCGGGGGCGCTCGACGCGGACGAGCTCCGCAAAGTCGTACCCGACCTCGAGGTGGCCAATTGACCGCCCCTGAGGGGCGTGGCATAGGTGCGGCGACCGCTGTCGACACCTTCAGAATCCTCCACGTCAGCACCGGCAACGTGTGCCGCTCGCCGATCACCGAGCGGCTGACGCGGCATGCCCTCAGCGTGCGCCTCGGGGATCCGCTGACCCGCGGACTGATCGTGGAGAGCGCCGGCACCTGGGGCCACGAGGGCGCACCCATGGAGGCCAACGCCGAGGTGGTCCTCGCCGACTTCGGCGCGGACGCGACCGGGTTCGTGGGACGCGAACTGCTGGACGAGCACGTGATCCGTGCGGACCTGGTCCTCACGGCGACCCGGGACCACCGGGCGCAGGTCATCTCGATGGGGCACTCGGCGGGCCTGCGGACGTTCACGCTGAAGGAGTTCACCCGGCTCGTACGGGCGATAGACCCGGCCACGCTGCCGGACACCCGGGACGAGGGCGTCGTCGAGCGGGCGAGGGCACTCGTCAGGGCCGCGGCGGCGCTGCGCGGCTGGCTGCTGGCGCCGAGCCCCGACGCTGACGAGGTCTACGACCCCTACGGCGCACCCATCACGTTCTTCCGTTCGATCGGCGACGAGATCAACCAGGCCCTGGACCCTGTCGTCACCGCGCTGACGGGCATTCCTGCCCGGCGCTGAGGGCACCGACCGCCACCGGCCACCCGGACGGCGCGATCGCCGCGCATCGCGCGGCCCACCGGCCTACATTGGACTTCACGGCCAGCCCACGCCTGGAGCCACAGATGCCGGTCACCGCAGCACCTGACACCGCCCGCATCAGCCATCACGGTGGGGACTTCGACGCCCTGCGCCGTCAGGACCCCGAGATCGCCGAGGTGATCCTGGGGGAGGAGCAACGGCAGAGCGACAGCCTCCAGCTCATCGCGGCGGAGAACTTCACCTCGCCCGCCGTCCTCGCCGCTCTCGGCTCTCCGCTGGCCAACAAGTACGCCGAGGGCTATCCCGGCGCCCGTCACCACGGCGGCTGCGAACTCGTCGACACCGCCGAGCGGATCGCCGTCCAGCGCGCCACCGCCCTGTTCGGCGCGGAGCACGCCAATGTGCAGTCCCACTCCGGCTCCTCCGCGATCCTCGCGGCCTACGCCGCGCTGCTGCGTCCCGGCGACACCGTGCTCGCCATGGGACTGCCGTACGGCGGACACCTCACCCACGGCTCACCCGCGAACTTCTCGGGCCGCTGGTTCGACTTCGTCGGCTACGGCGTCGAGGCCGAGACCGGCGTCATCGACTACGACCAGGTGCGCTCCCTGGCCCGGCAGCACCGGCCCAAGGCAGTGGTCTGCGGCTCCATCTCCTATCCGCGTCACCCCGACTACGCGTTGTTCCGCGAGATCGCGGACGAGGTCGGCGCGTATCTGATCGCGGACGCCGCCCATCCGATGGGGCTGATCGCCGGTGGCGCGGCGCCCAATCCCGTCCCGTACGCCGATGTGGTGTGCGCCACCACGCACAAGGTGCTGCGCGGACCGCGCGGCGGCATGATCCTGTGCGGTTCGGAGCTCGCGGAGCGCATCGACCGGGCGGTGTTCCCCTTCACCCAGGGCGGCGCGCAGATGCACACGATCGCGGCCAAAGCGGTGGCCTTCGGGGAGGCGGCGACGCCGGCGTTCACGACCTACGCCCATCGGGTCGTCGCGAACGCGCGCGTACTGGCCGAGGAGCTCGCGGACGAGGGCTTCGCGGTCCTCACCGGCGGCACCGACACCCATCTGATCAGCGCGGACCCCGCGCCCCTGGGGGTGGACGGCCGGATCGCGCGCGGTCGTCTGGCCGCCGCCGGACTGGTCCTCGACACCTGTGCGCTGCCGTACGGGGACGGTCGCGGCATCCGGCTCGGGACCGCGGCCGTCACCACCCAGGGCATGGGCGAGACCGAGATGAGCCGGATCGCGTCGTTGTTCACCGCGGCGATTCGTGAAGAGGGCGAGGAGGCGAGGAAGATCCGTACGGACGTGCGTGAGATGGCCGGTAGATTTCCGCCCTACCAGAGGTAGCCGGAAGCATCTGCAACCATCTCCGGCGCCTGTATGTCCTCAACCATGGGGCGACCAGAGCTAGGGTGTGGGGCTGAGATGGCCAGCGATTCCTGTGGGGCAGCCCGTGCGTGATTACCTGCTGACGCTCTGTGTCACGGCTGCGGTGACCTATCTGCTGACCGGTCCGGTGCGGAAGTTCGCCATCGCGACCGGCGCGATGCCGGAGATCCGTGCCCGCGACGTACACCGAGAGCCGACGCCGAGACTCGGCGGCATCGCCATGTTCTTCGGCCTGTGCGCCGGTCTGCTGGTCGCCGACCATCTGCAGAACCTGAACAGCGTCTTCGAGCTGTCCAACGAACCGCGTGCGCTGCTCTCCGGAGCCGCCCTGATCTGGATCATCGGCGTCCTGGACGACAAGTTCGAGATCGACGCCCTGATCAAGCTCGGCGGACAGATGATCGCCGCGGGTGTGATGGTGATGCAGGGTCTGACGATCCTGTGGATCCCCGTGCCCGGTGTGGGAACGGTCTCGCTGACCTCCTGGCAGGGCACCCTGCTGACCGTGGCGCTCGTCGTCATCACGATCAACGCCGTGAACTTCGTCGACGGCCTGGACGGACTGGCCGCCGGCATGGTGTGCATCGCCGCCGCGGCCTTCTTCCTCTACGCCTATCGCATCTGGTTCAGCTACGGGATCGAGGCGGCGGCCCCCGCCAGCCTGTTCACCGCCATCCTGATGGGCATGTGCCTCGGCTTCCTGCCGCACAACATGCACCCGGCGCGTATCTTCATGGGCGACTCGGGATCGATGCTGATCGGTCTGGTGCTGGCGGCGGCCGCGATCTCGGTGACCGGCCAGGTGGACCCCGACGCTCTCAAGATCTTCGAGGGCAGCACCCGTGAGGCCACGCACGCGGCACTGCCGGTCTTCATCCCGCTGCTGCTGCCGCTGACGATCATCGCGATCCCGGTCGCGGACCTGGTGCTGGCGATCGTCCGACGCACCTGGAACGGCCAGTCGCCGTTCGCCGCGGACCGCGGGCATCTCCACCACCGGCTGCTGGAGATCGGGCACTCGCACAGCCGCGCGGTCCTGATCATGTACTTCTGGTCGGCGCTGATCGCGTTCGGCGTGGTCGCGTACTCCGTGCACTCGGCGTCCATGTGGATCGTGATGCTCGTCGTCGCGCTGAGCGCCGTCGGCCTGGTGCTTCTGCTGCTGCCGCGCTTCACCCCGCGGGCACCGCGCTGGGCCGAGGCGTTCGTCCCGCCCCGCTACCGCCGCCGTGCGGTGCGGCCGGCCCTCGCCCCGGCCTCGTCGGCGCACGATGCGCAGGGCGAGCCGGCCGCGTCCGGTACCGCGGTGTCCGAGGCGGCCGCGGAGCCCCAGGAGCGGACGCCGATTCCGGCGGGCGTCAACGGAGCGACAGCGATCGGCGCTCGTTCGCGCCTCCCTGACCGGCGGAAGGCCGGCACGCGCGGCTGACGGTTTCCGGTATGTCGCCTATTACCAGACATAGCGACGGCTTGTCGTGCACACACGGGCGCGTTCACTCTCATGTGTGAGAGTTGGCACACCTTCGGGTAAAGACCTCATCAAATAGTTTGTGATACCGTTCACGAGACCCGGAGACAGCGCCGAAGGACCGTAGTGCGACGGTTGGTTGGCCCCGAGACCCATCTCGGACCGGGACTACGCTCGTCCATGACGACACCACTGCCCCCACCAGCAAGCGGAGCTGCCGCCATGCCGTCCAACGACGCACGCTCACTCCTTCACACCGCCGTCCCCACCGCCGCGGCCGGCGCCATCGCCGCTGCGATCAGTGGAGTGGTCGCCGGTGGAAAAGGGGCGCTCGGCGCGGCGGTCGGCGCACTGGTGGTCATCGTCTTCATGGGGATCGGCATCGTGGTCCTCCAGCGGACCGCCAAGCAGTTCCCGCAGCTCTTCCAGGCCATGGGCCTGATGCTGTACACGACGCAGCTGCTGGTGCTCTTCATCTTCGTCGCGGCGTTCAAGGACACGACGCTGTTCAACCCCAAGGCGTTCGCCGCGACATTGGTCGCCGCCACGCTCGTCTGGGTGTCTGCGCAGGCCCGTGCCCACATGAAGGCGAAGATGCTCTACGTCGAACCCGAACCGTCTGCTCCCCGTCAGGGCGAAACGACGGGGTCCACGACGTGACAGGTAGGGCCGGTATAAATGCCCGTTCGAGACCCTGCTATCGTCCGGTGCCAACTGCGGCACTGCGGGCGCGGGCATCCGAGCTGACGCCTGCTCGACGCGAGGCTTCGATGCCTGACCGCCGCCCCCACATCCGAAACACCACTCCGGTGCCGACTCGCGGCTGCGCGCCGCTCCGACACAACGAGGTTGCCGAACCCATGCGTCACGCCGAAGGAGCCCGCGGTGAGTGCTGAACAGACCACGCTCGCCTTTGACTGGAGCTGCCGCATCATGGCCGACAACGGCTGTGGCTTTCCGGCACCGGGCCTGCACTCCTTCCTTTTCCAGCCGATCTTCACCGTCGGAGGCTTCGAGTTCAACAAGGTGATGCTGCTCGCGCTGCTCACCACGTTGGTCGTCGTCACCTTCTTCACGCTGGCTTTCGGGAAGGCAAAGGTCGTCCCCGGCAAGCTCCAGATGATCGGTGAAGCCGGCTACGACTTCGTACGCCGCGGCATCGTCTACGAGACCCTCGGCAAGCGGGAGGGCGAGAAGTACGTCCCGCTGATGGTCTCCATCTTCTTCTTCGTCTGGATCATGAACATCTGGTCCGTGATCCCGCTGGCACAGTTCCCCGTGTCATCGATCATCGCGTACCCGATCGTGCTGGCACTGATCGTCTACGTGATCTGGGTGACCCTGACGTTCAAGAAGCACGGATTCGTCGGCGGCTGGAAGAACATCACCGGCTACGACAACTCGCTCGGCCCGATCAAGTGGCTGGTCTCGTTCATCGAGTTCTTCTCGAACCTGCTGGTCCGGCCGTTCACGCACGCCGTGCGACTCTTCGCCAACATGTTCGCCGGTCACCTGATGCTGGTGATGTTCACCGTCGCCTCCTGGTACCTGCTGAACAGCTGGCTGATCCCGGCCGCCGGTGTCTCGTTCGTGATGACGATCGCCATGATCGGCTTCGAGCTCTTCGTGCAGGCCGTCCAGGCGTACGTCTTCGTCCTCCTGGCCTGCACCTACATTCAGGGCGCTCTCGCCGAGCACCACTGAGCCCTCGCCCGCACCACCAAGAAGCGTCCGGTGGCCAACCCCCACCGGTCCGTTAATGAAAAGGAAGAATCAGCATGGCTGCCACTGAGACCCTCGCCGCCGTCACCGGTTCGCTCGGCTCCATCGGCTACGGCCTCGCCGCGATCGGCCCCGGCATCGGCGTCGGCATTGTCTTCGGTAACGGCACCCAGGCTCTTGCCCGTCAGCCCGAGGCTGCCGGCCTGATCCGTGCCAACCAGATCCTTGGTTTCGCCTTCTGTGAGGCGCTCGCCCTCATCGGCATCGTTCTGCCGTTCGTTTACGGTCAGTGATCCTCGTTTCGCTGACCACTTTCGACGAAAGGCATTGATGTGATCGCCAACATCGTTCAGCTGGCGGCCGGGGAAGAGCAGAACCCGCTCATTCCTCCGGGCCCCGAGCTGCTTGTCGGCCTGATCGCCTTCGCCATCGTCTTCTTCTTCTTCGCGAAGAAGCTCCTCCCGAACATCAACAAGGTTCTGGAAGAGCGTCGCGAGGCCATCGAAGGCGGCATGGAGAAGGCCGATGCGGCCAAGATCGAGGCCGAGAGCGTCCTTGAGCAGTACAAGGCTCAGCTTGCCGAGGCCCGTCATGAAGCCGCTCGTATGCGCCAGGAGGCGAACGAGCAGGGCACCGCGATCATCCAGGAGATGAAGGCGGAAGGCCAGCGGCAGCGTGAGGAGATCATCGCGGCCGGCCACGCCCAGATCGAGGCCGACCGCAAGGCTGCGGCTGCCGCGCTGCGTCAGGACGTGGGCACGCTCGCGACCGAGCTGGCGGGCAAGCTCGTGGGTGAGTCCCTCGAGGACGTCGCCCGGCAGAGCCGGACCATCGACCGCTTCCTCGACGACCTCGAGGAGAAGGCCGAGGCCGCGCGATGAACGGAGCGAGCCGCGAGGCACTGGCTGCCGCACGCGAGTCCCTCGACGCGCTGACGGACAACACGTCCGTCGACGCGGCGAAGCTCGCCGAGGAGCTGGCCGCCGTCACCGCGCTGCTCGACCGCGAGGTGTCGCTGCGTCGGGTCCTGACCGACCCGGCGCAGGCCGGCGAGGCGAAGGCCGAGCTGGCGGCGCGCCTGCTGAGCGGTCAGGTCGGTGGCGAGACCGCTGATCTGGTCTCCGGCATGGTCCGCTCCCGCTGGTCGAGGTCGCGCGACCTGGTCGACGCGATCGAGGAGCTGGCGGCCACCGCCGAGCTCATCGCCGCGCAGCGCAGGGGCGTGCTCGACAACGTCGAGGACGAGCTGTTCCGGTTCAGCCGGATCGTCGCGTCCAACACCGAGCTCCGGGCCGCGCTGACCGACAAGTCGGTGTCGCCGTCCCGCAAGGCGGAGCTGCTGCGCAGCCTGCTGGGCGGCAAGGCGGATCCGGCCACCGAGCGACTGGTCGTGAGTCTTGTGACCGCGCCCCGGGGACGTAGCCTGGAGCAGGGACTCGACTCCCTGTCCAAGCTCGCTGCCGGGCGCAGGGAGCGGACGGTCGCGGTCGTCACCTCGGCTGTCCCGCTCACCGACCGGCAGAAGCAGCGCCTCGGTGCCGCTCTGGCGAAGCTGTACGGCCGCGACATGCACCTGAACCTGGACGTGGACCCCGAGGTCCTCGGCGGGATCTCGGTGCGGGTCGGCGACGAGGTCATCAACGGCACCATCGCGGACCGCCTCGACGAGGTGGCCCGTCGCATGGCCGGCTGACCCGGCCGCCACTAACTGAACACGACAGACGAGCAGTACCAGCGGCCCGGTTGGGCCGTGCAGAAATTGCAGAAGATTCCTGGGGGTCGGCCCCCAGACCCCCTAAGAAACTTCGGGCCCAACAAGGAGAGCAGGGAACCCAGATGGCGGAGCTCACGATCCGGCCGGAGGAGATCCGGGACGCGCTGGAGAACTTTGTCCAGTCGTACAAGCCGGACGCGGCCTCGCGCGAGGAGGTCGGGACGGTCAGCGTTGCCGGCGACGGCATCGCGAAGGTCGAGGGTCTGCCCTCGGCCATGGCGAACGAGCTGCTGAAGTTCGAGGACGGAACCCTCGGTCTCGCCCTCAACCTCGAGGAGCGCGAGATCGGTGCAGTCGTCCTCGGCGAGTTCAGCGGTATCGAGGAGGGACAGCCGGTGCGCCGCACCGGAGAGGTCCTCTCCGTCGGCGTCGGCGAGGGCTACCTCGGCCGTGTCGTCGACCCGCTCGGCAACCCGATCGACGGCCTCGGCGAGATCGAGACCGACGGACGCCGCGCCCTGGAGCTGCAGGCCCCTGGCGTCATGATCCGTAAGTCGGTGCACGAGCCGATGCAGACCGGCTACAAGGCCGTCGACGCCATGGTGCCGATCGGCCGCGGTCAGCGTCAGCTGATCATTGGTGACCGTCAGACCGGCAAGACCGCTCTGGCCGTCGACACGATCATCAACCAGCGCGACAACTGGCGCTCGGGCGACGTGAACAAGCAGGTGCGCTGCATCTACGTCGCCATCGGCCAGAAGGGCTCCACCATCGCGTCCGTGCGCGGTGCCCTGGAGGAGGCCGGCGCCCTGGAGTACACGACCATCGTCGCCGCCCCGGCGTCCGACCCGGCCGGCTTCAAGTACCTGGCGCCGTACACGGGCTCGGCCATCGGCCAGCACTGGATGTACGCCGGCAAGCACGTCCTGATCATCTTCGACGACCTGTCGAAGCAGGCCGACGCCTACCGCGCCGTGTCGCTGCTGCTGCGCCGTCCGCCGGGCCGTGAGGCGTACCCCGGTGACGTCTTCTACCTGCACTCGCGTCTGCTGGAGCGCTGCGCCAAGCTCTCCGACGACATGGGCGCCGGTTCGATGACCGGTCTGCCGATCGTCGAGACCAAGGCGAACGACGTGTCGGCGTTCATCCCGACCAACGTCATCTCCATCACCGACGGCCAGTGCTTCCTGGAGTCCGACCTGTTCAACGCGGGCCAGCGCCCGGCGCTGAACGTCGGTATCTCGGTCTCCCGTGTCGGTGGCTCCGCCCAGCACAAGGCCATGAAGCAGGTCTCCGGCCGTCTTCGCGTGGACCTCGCCCAGTACCGCGAGCTGGAGGCGTTCGCCGCCTTCGGTTCCGACCTGGACGCGGCCTCCAAGGCGCAGATGGAGCGCGGCAAGCGCATGGTCGAGCTGCTGAAGCAGGGCCAGTACCAGCCGATGCCCGTCGAGGAGCAGGTCGTCTCCGTCTGGGCCGGTACCACCGGCAAGATGGACGACGTTCCGGTCCAGGACATCCGGCGCTTCGAGGCCGAGCTGCTCGAGTACCTGCGCCGCGAGCGCAAGGAGCTGCTGACCAGCATCGCCGAGGGCGGCAAGATGTCGGACGACACCCTGCAGTCCATCGCCGACGCGATCACCGCCTTCAAGCGGCAGTTCGAGACCGCGGACGGCCAGCTTCTGGGCGACGACGCTCCGGTCAGCACGAGCAAGTGACGACGGAAGGGACCTGACTCATGGGAGCCCAGCTCCGGGTCTACAAGCGTCGCATCAAATCCGTCACCGCGACCAAGAAGATCACCAAGGCGATGGAGATGATCGCCGCCTCGCGCATCGTCAAGGCGCAGCGCCAGGTGTCGGCCTCCACCCCGTACGCGACCGAGCTCACCCGCGCGGTGACCGCGGTGGCCACGGGGTCGAACACCCAGCACCCCCTCACCACCGAGGTGGAGTCCCCGGTCCGCGCCGCGGTTCTGCTCATCACGAGCGACCGCGGTCTGGCCGGCGGCTACTCCGCCAACGCCATCAAGGCGGCGGACCAGCTCACCGAGCGGCTCCAGGGCGAGGGCAAGGAGGTCGTCAGCTACATCGTCGGCCGCAAGGGTGTCTCGTACTACGGCTTCCGTGAGCGCACGGTCACGGAGTCGTGGACCGGATTCACCGACAACCCGACGTACGCGGACGCCAAGAAGGTTGCCGCACCGCTGATCGAAGCAGTCCAGCAGGACACGGCCGAGGGCGGCGTGGACGAGCTCCACATCGTCTTCACCGAGTTCGTCTCGATGCTGACGCAGACGCCGGTGCAGAACCGGCTGCTGCCGCTCAGCATCGAGCAGGCGGCGGAGGAGAGCGGCACCAAGGGGGAGATTCTGCCCCTGTTCGACTTCGAGCCGTCGGCGGAGGACGTCCTCGACGCCCTGCTGCCGCGCTACGTCGAGAGCCGGATCTACAACGCGCTGCTCCAGGCCGCTGCTTCCAAGCACGCTGCCACCCGCCGCGCGATGAAGTCGGCGACCGACAACGCCGGGGAGCTCATCAAGAGCCTCTCCCGGCTTGCCAACGCGGCCCGCCAGGCCGAAATCACCCAGGAAATCAGCGAGATCGTCGGTGGCGCCAGCGCCCTGGCCGACGCGACCGCGGGGAGTGACAAGTAATGACGACGACAGTTGAGACGGCCGTTGCCACGGGCCGCGTCGCCCGGGTCATCGGCCCGGTCGTCGACGTGGAGTTCCCCGTCGACGCGATGCCGGAGATCTACAACGCGCTCACCGTCGAGGTGGCCGACCCGGCCGAGGACGGCAAGCTCAAGACGCTGACCCTCGAGGTCGCCCAGCACCTCGGCGAGGGCCTGGTCCGCGCGATCTCGATGCAGCCCACCGACGGTCTGGTCCGCCAGGCCACGGTGACGAACACCGGTGCGGGCATCACCGTCCCGGTCGGCGACTTCACCAAGGGCAAGGTGTTCAACACCCTCGGTGAGGTGCTGAACGTCCCCGAGGCGAACAGCGAGACCACCGAGCGCTGGCCGATCCACCGCAAGGCGCCCAGCTTCGACCAGCTCGAGTCCAAGACCGAGATGTTCGAGACCGGCATCAAGGTCATCGACCTTCTCACCCCGTACGTCAAGGGTGGAAAGATCGGTCTGTTCGGTGGTGCCGGTGTCGGCAAGACCGTTCTGATCCAGGAAATGATCTACCGCGTCGCCAACAACCACGACGGTGTGTCGGTGTTCGCGGGCGTCGGTGAGCGTACTCGTGAGGGCAACGACCTCATCGAGGAAATGACCGAGTCCGGCGTCATCGACAAGACGGCGCTTGTCTTCGGTCAGATGGACGAGCCCCCGGGCACGCGTCTTCGCGTCGCGCTGGCCGGTCTGACCATGGCGGAGTACTTCCGCGATGTGCAGAAGCAGGACGTGCTCTTCTTCATCGACAACATCTTCCGGTACACCCAGGCCGGCTCCGAGGTGTCCACCCTGCTCGGCCGTATGCCGTCCGCGGTGGGTTACCAGCCGAACCTGGCCGACGAGATGGGTCTGCTGCAGGAGCGCATCACCTCGACGCGTGGTCACTCGATCACGTCGATGCAGGCGATCTACGTCCCCGCGGACGACCTGACCGACCCGGCCCCGGCCACCACCTTCGCCCACCTCGACGCGACGACGGTTCTCTCCCGTCCGATCTCCGAGAAGGGCATCTACCCGGCCGTGGACCCGCTGGACTCCACGTCCCGCATCCTGGACCCGCGCTACATCACGCAGGAGCACTACGACACGGCGACCCGTGTCAAGGGTGTCCTGCAGAAGTACAAGGACCTCCAGGACATCATCGCGATTCTCGGTATCGACGAGCTGGGCGAGGAGGACAAGCTCGTTGTCCACCGTGCCCGTCGCGTGGAGCGCTTCCTGTCCCAGAACACCCACGTCGCCAAGCAGTTCACCGGCGTGGACGGCTCGGACGTGCCGCTCGACGAGTCGATCACCGCGTTCAACGCGATCTGCGACGGAGAGTACGACCACTTCCCCGAGCAGGCGTTCTTCATGTGCGGTGGCATTGAGGACCTCAAGGCCAACGCCAAGGAGCTCGGCGTCTCCTGAGTCCCGTGACTCGTGAAAGGGGGCGGGGTCCGTCCCGCCCCCTTTCGTACGCCCCGTAGAATTGACCCAACACCCGGCAGAACCGCCGGGTGGTGACCCGAGGAGCCACCCTTGGCTGCTGAGCTGCACGTCGAGCTGGTCGCCGCTGACCGGCAGGTATGGTCCGGCGAGGCCACCCTGGTCGTCGCGCGCACCACGTCCGGCGACATCGGCGTCATGCCCGGTCACCAGCCGCTGCTCGGTGTGCTGGAGTCGGGCCCGGTGACCATCCGTACAAGCTCTGAAGGCGGAGCCGGGACTGTCGTCGCCGCTGTGCACGGCGGTTTCATCTCCTTCGCCGACAACAAGCTCTCGCTGCTGGCGGAGATTGCCGAGCTGGCGGACGAGATCGATGCCCAGCGCGCCGAGCGTGCGCTGGAGCGCGCAAAGTCCGACGACGACGCCGCCGCAGAGCGCCGTGCCGACGTCCGACTGCGTGCGGTGGCGGTGCGCTGAGCACCCCGCCGACAGTTGTCGCCCTCAGCCGCGGCCCGGACTGGACACCTCCAGACCGTGTCGCGGCTGAGGCAATGCAGGCGCACATGGGAACACCGGTGCGGACCATGACGAGATCGATGCGAGGAGGTCGGTGGAGATGTTCCTCGCTCTGCTTGTGAGCGGTCTGGTCTTCGTTGTGCTGGTGGGGATCGGGCTCTTCGTCTTCGGTCTGCGCCGTCGCCTGATCCAGCGTTCCGGCGGCACCTTCGACTGCAGCCTGCGCTGGAACGTCCTGGACGAGTCGGATCTTTCCGGCAAGGGCTGGGTGTACGGCGTCGCGCGGTACAGCGGCGACCGGATCATGTGGTTCCGCGTCTTCTCCTACTCTCCGCGTCCCCGCCGGGTCCTGGAGCGCTCCGCCATCGAGGTCGTGGCCCGCCGCACTCCGGAGGGCGAGGAGGAGCTGGCGCTGCTGTCCGACGCGATCGTGCTGGGCTGTGTCCACCGGGGTACGCGTCTGGAGCTCGCGATGAGCGAGGACGCGCTGACCGGTTTCCTCGCCTGGCTGGAGGCGGCGCCTCCCGGGCAGAGGGTGAACGTCGCGTAGGGCACCGGGCGTGCGTCGGACATGAAGAAGCCGGGGTGGACGGGGACGGACCCGTTCCACCCCGGCTTCGGTCTGTCTACCGCAGTCCGGTGTGGACCGCGTTGGCGAGTTCACCGTTGGCGGTGTCGCCGCTGAACTCCCAGTAGAAGGCGCCCTTGAGGCCCTGGCTCTTCACCCAGGACATCTTGGTGCCGATCGTGGCGGGGGTGTCGTAGCTCCACCAGTTGCTGCCGCACTTGGCGTAGGCGGTGCCGGCGATGGTGCCGGTGGACGGGCACGTCACCTTGAGGACCTTGTAGTCCTCGTTGCCCGGCTCGTAGGTGCCGGGGGCCGGGCCGGTGGCGGTGCCGCCGGGGGTGGCCTGGGTGACGCCGGTCCAGCCGCGGCCGTAGAAGCCGATGCCGAGGTTCAGCTTGCTGCCGCTGATGCCCTTGCCCTTGAGCTTGGTGATGGCGGCCTCGGAGGTGAAGCCCTCCTGCGGGATGCCCGCGTACGAGGTGAGCGGGGAGTGCGGGGCCGTCGGGCCCTGGGCGGCCCAGGTGCCGAAGAAGTCGTACGTCATGACGTTGTAGAAGTCGACGTACTGGGCGGCGCCCGCGTAGTCGGCCGCGTCCAGCTTGCCGCCGTTGGTGCCGTCGGCGGAGATGGCGGCGGTGACGAGGTTGCCCGAGCCGAACCGGGCGCGCATGGCCTGCATGACGTTCTTGAGCGACGCGGGGCCGGAGGTGTCACAGGTCAGACCGCAGGCGTTCGGGTACTCCCAGTCCAGGTCGATCCCGTCGAAGACATCGGCCCAGCGCGGGTCCTCCACCAGCTGGTAGCAGGACTCGGCGAACGCGGCCGGATTGGCCGCGGCCTGGCCGAAGCCGCCGGACCAGGTCCAGCCGCCGAAGGACC is a genomic window containing:
- a CDS encoding MraY family glycosyltransferase, translated to MRDYLLTLCVTAAVTYLLTGPVRKFAIATGAMPEIRARDVHREPTPRLGGIAMFFGLCAGLLVADHLQNLNSVFELSNEPRALLSGAALIWIIGVLDDKFEIDALIKLGGQMIAAGVMVMQGLTILWIPVPGVGTVSLTSWQGTLLTVALVVITINAVNFVDGLDGLAAGMVCIAAAAFFLYAYRIWFSYGIEAAAPASLFTAILMGMCLGFLPHNMHPARIFMGDSGSMLIGLVLAAAAISVTGQVDPDALKIFEGSTREATHAALPVFIPLLLPLTIIAIPVADLVLAIVRRTWNGQSPFAADRGHLHHRLLEIGHSHSRAVLIMYFWSALIAFGVVAYSVHSASMWIVMLVVALSAVGLVLLLLPRFTPRAPRWAEAFVPPRYRRRAVRPALAPASSAHDAQGEPAASGTAVSEAAAEPQERTPIPAGVNGATAIGARSRLPDRRKAGTRG
- a CDS encoding F0F1 ATP synthase subunit B, producing MIANIVQLAAGEEQNPLIPPGPELLVGLIAFAIVFFFFAKKLLPNINKVLEERREAIEGGMEKADAAKIEAESVLEQYKAQLAEARHEAARMRQEANEQGTAIIQEMKAEGQRQREEIIAAGHAQIEADRKAAAAALRQDVGTLATELAGKLVGESLEDVARQSRTIDRFLDDLEEKAEAAR
- the glyA gene encoding serine hydroxymethyltransferase; the protein is MPVTAAPDTARISHHGGDFDALRRQDPEIAEVILGEEQRQSDSLQLIAAENFTSPAVLAALGSPLANKYAEGYPGARHHGGCELVDTAERIAVQRATALFGAEHANVQSHSGSSAILAAYAALLRPGDTVLAMGLPYGGHLTHGSPANFSGRWFDFVGYGVEAETGVIDYDQVRSLARQHRPKAVVCGSISYPRHPDYALFREIADEVGAYLIADAAHPMGLIAGGAAPNPVPYADVVCATTHKVLRGPRGGMILCGSELAERIDRAVFPFTQGGAQMHTIAAKAVAFGEAATPAFTTYAHRVVANARVLAEELADEGFAVLTGGTDTHLISADPAPLGVDGRIARGRLAAAGLVLDTCALPYGDGRGIRLGTAAVTTQGMGETEMSRIASLFTAAIREEGEEARKIRTDVREMAGRFPPYQR
- a CDS encoding L-threonylcarbamoyladenylate synthase gives rise to the protein MARRYDCNDATDRTTGLREAASAVRRGELVVLPTDTVYGIGADAFSSEGVADLLAAKGRGRNMPTPVLIGSPNTLHGLVTDFSEQAWELVDAFWPGALTLVAKHQPSLQWDLGDTRGTVAIRMPLHPVAIELLTETGPMAVSSANLTGHPAPEDCDAAQDMLGDSVSVYLDGGPTPGIVPSSIVDVTGKVPVLLRAGALDADELRKVVPDLEVAN
- the atpE gene encoding ATP synthase F0 subunit C, with the translated sequence MAATETLAAVTGSLGSIGYGLAAIGPGIGVGIVFGNGTQALARQPEAAGLIRANQILGFAFCEALALIGIVLPFVYGQ
- a CDS encoding F0F1 ATP synthase subunit delta; translated protein: MNGASREALAAARESLDALTDNTSVDAAKLAEELAAVTALLDREVSLRRVLTDPAQAGEAKAELAARLLSGQVGGETADLVSGMVRSRWSRSRDLVDAIEELAATAELIAAQRRGVLDNVEDELFRFSRIVASNTELRAALTDKSVSPSRKAELLRSLLGGKADPATERLVVSLVTAPRGRSLEQGLDSLSKLAAGRRERTVAVVTSAVPLTDRQKQRLGAALAKLYGRDMHLNLDVDPEVLGGISVRVGDEVINGTIADRLDEVARRMAG
- a CDS encoding arsenate reductase/protein-tyrosine-phosphatase family protein is translated as MTAPEGRGIGAATAVDTFRILHVSTGNVCRSPITERLTRHALSVRLGDPLTRGLIVESAGTWGHEGAPMEANAEVVLADFGADATGFVGRELLDEHVIRADLVLTATRDHRAQVISMGHSAGLRTFTLKEFTRLVRAIDPATLPDTRDEGVVERARALVRAAAALRGWLLAPSPDADEVYDPYGAPITFFRSIGDEINQALDPVVTALTGIPARR
- the atpB gene encoding F0F1 ATP synthase subunit A; this encodes MADNGCGFPAPGLHSFLFQPIFTVGGFEFNKVMLLALLTTLVVVTFFTLAFGKAKVVPGKLQMIGEAGYDFVRRGIVYETLGKREGEKYVPLMVSIFFFVWIMNIWSVIPLAQFPVSSIIAYPIVLALIVYVIWVTLTFKKHGFVGGWKNITGYDNSLGPIKWLVSFIEFFSNLLVRPFTHAVRLFANMFAGHLMLVMFTVASWYLLNSWLIPAAGVSFVMTIAMIGFELFVQAVQAYVFVLLACTYIQGALAEHH